The proteins below come from a single Deltaproteobacteria bacterium genomic window:
- a CDS encoding TRAP transporter large permease subunit: IIMQVIFLILGMFLNAAAIVTLLGPLFVPIIVKLGFDPVWFGILFVVNMEMGYLTPPFGFNLFVLKGVVPKEISMTDIYRSIVPFVGIQMLCLALVMLFPKIAMWLPELMKAKY, translated from the coding sequence TATCATCATGCAGGTGATCTTTTTGATTTTAGGTATGTTCTTAAATGCTGCAGCCATCGTGACCCTGTTGGGGCCTCTCTTTGTCCCTATTATCGTTAAACTGGGGTTTGACCCGGTGTGGTTCGGGATCCTTTTTGTTGTAAACATGGAAATGGGATATCTGACCCCGCCATTTGGATTCAATCTTTTTGTCTTAAAGGGAGTTGTGCCGAAAGAAATATCCATGACAGATATCTACCGTTCCATAGTTCCCTTTGTTGGTATACAGATGTTGTGTTTGGCTCTGGTAATGCTGTTCCCGAAGATTGCCATGTGGCTGCCAGAGCTCATGAAAGCAAAGTATTAG